A genomic window from Lotus japonicus ecotype B-129 chromosome 1, LjGifu_v1.2 includes:
- the LOC130730944 gene encoding cytochrome b-c1 complex subunit 7-2, mitochondrial-like: MASLLQSFIDPKKNWLARVHMKTISQRLRRYGLRYDDLYDPYYDLDIKEALNRLPKEVVDARHARLKRAIDLSMKHEYLPEDLQAMQTPFRSYLQDMLTFVKKERAEREALGGLPLYQRTLP, encoded by the exons ATGGCGTCGTTGTTGCAATCGTTCATCGATCCGAAGAAGAACTGGCTCGCCCGTGTGCACATGAAAACGATTTCTCAACGCCTTCGCAGATACG GGCTCCGCTACGATGATCTTTACGATCCTTACTACGATTTGGATATCAAGGAGGCTCTCAATCGCCTCCCCAAGGAGGTGGTGGATGCTCGCCATGCCCGTCTTAAGCGTGCCATTGACCTTTCCATGAAGCACGAGTATCTCCCTGAGGATCTTCAG GCAATGCAAACCCCCTTCAGGAGCTACCTTCAGGATATGCTGACCTTT GTGAAGAAGGAAAGAGCAGAGCGTGAAGCATTGGGAGGTTTGCCCCTGTATCAACGAACCCTTCCTTAA
- the LOC130730945 gene encoding probable receptor-like protein kinase At5g18500: MGSSLNAELLKKTPIWGLKVWEIIAIAVGLTIIVILSGFSLCLTSRKKSRKDNKDNKIPLSQIPSVSKEIKEVRVEHVPTNGFAPRDGILLTIHDKSSDKESDKVMVHLGLGGKMKNGDSSGHSGSFHHSIEKDGGGSLSQSGEEGSSGSVTVYKHSSYPITAPSPLNGLPEFSHLGWGHWFTLRDLELATGRFTKDNVLGEGGYGVVYKGQLINGTPVAVKKILNNIGQAEKEFRVEVEAIGHVRHKNLVRLLGYCVEGTHRMLVYEYVNNGNLEQWLHGAMRHHGYLTWEARIKILLGTAKALAYLHEAIEPKVVHRDIKSSNILIDDDFNAKVSDFGLAKLLGAGKSHVTTRVMGTFGYVAPEYANTGLLNEKSDVYSFGVLLLEGITGRDPVDYGRPTNEVNLVDWLKMMVGSRRSEEVVDPNIEVKPSTRALKRALLTALRCVDPDSEKRPKMSQVVRMLESEEYPLPREDRRHRRRNQGGSAEIESQREFSDTDRSEIQSSREESAV, encoded by the exons ATGGGTTCTAGTCTTAATGCTGAATTATTGAAGAAAACTCCAATTTGGGGTCTTAAGGTTTGGGAAATAATTGCAATTGCAGTTGGATTGACCATTATTGTCATCCTCTCTGGGTTCTCACTTTGCCTCACTTCAAGGAAGAAATCTAGAAAAGACAATAAGGACAACAAGATTCCTCTTAGTCAGATACCATCTGTGTCAAAGGAAATCAAGGAGGTGCGGGTCGAGCACGTTCCGACAAATGGATTTGCTCCTCGTGATGGAATATTGCTTACCATTCATGATAAATCCAGTGATAAGGAATCAGACAAAGTCATGGTTCATTTGGGTTTGGGGGGGAAGATGAAGAATGGGGATAGTAGTGGTCATTCAGGTTCATTTCATCATAGTATAGAGAAAGATGGAGGTGGGTCACTCTCACAATCAGGAGAAGAAGGTAGCTCTGGCTCAGTTACTGTGTACAAGCACTCTTCATATCCTATAACAGCTCCTTCGCCTTTGAATGGCCTTCCAGAATTCTCTCACTTGGGTTGGGGTCACTGGTTCACCTTGAGGGATCTTGAGCTTGCTACAGGCCGTTTTACAAAAGACAATGTCCTTGGTGAAGGTGGATATGGAGTTGTTTACAAGGGACAATTGATCAATGGGACTCCAGTGGCAGTTAAAAAGATACTCAATAATAT TGGTCAAGCAGAGAAGGAATTCAGAGTGGAAGTTGAAGCTATTGGCCATGTTAGACACAAAAATTTGGTTCGCCTTTTGGGGTACTGTGTTGAAGGAACTCATAG GATGTTAGTGTATGAGTATGTCAATAATGGAAACTTGGAGCAATGGCTTCATGGAGCTATGCGTCACCACGGATATCTTACCTGGGAAGCGCGTATCAAGATTCTCCTTGGTACAGCCAAAGC GCTTGCATATTTGCATGAAGCAATTGAGCCAAAGGTGGTACACAGAGATATCAAGTCAAGCAATATATTAATTGATGATGATTTCAATGCTAAGGTTTCTGATTTTGGCCTGGCTAAGTTATTGGGTGCTGGGAAGAGTCATGTGACAACGCGAGTTATGGGAACCTTTGG ATACGTCGCTCCTGAATATGCAAATACTGGCCTTCTAAATGAAAAGAGTGATGTTTATAGCTTTGGTGTTTTGCTATTGGAAGGAATAACTGGGAGAGATCCAGTTGACTATGGTCGTCCAACCAATGAA GTGAATCTGGTTGATTGGCTGAAGATGATGGTTGGAAGCAGGAGGTCAGAAGAAGTGGTGGACCCAAACATTGAGGTGAAGCCATCAACTAGAGCTTTAAAACGGGCTCTCTTAACTGCTTTAAGATGTGTAGATCCAGATTCTGAGAAAAGGCCCAAGATGAGCCAAGTTGTGCGTATGCTGGAGTCAGAGGAATATCCTTTACCAAGAGAG GATAGAAGGCACCGAAGAAGAAATCAAGGAGGAAGTGCAGAAATTGAATCACAGAGGGAATTTTCTGACACAGACAGGAGTGAAATTCAGAGTTCTAGAGAAGAGAGCGCAGTGTAA